In a single window of the Nitrospira sp. MA-1 genome:
- a CDS encoding acyl-CoA desaturase, with the protein MKSRGHTIVIARNETPKIVDKGRGNFIRVLRARVDDHFAGRNRRDDLRLYLKSAIVLIWFFISFGMLLASSNGAFQLLLCVSTAFAACGVGFNIFHDSIHNSFSANPTVNLFLARSSCAMLGVSRYFWRHKHNVLHHSYTNILEWDDDLETRGALRMSPRQAWEKKFKHQHLYCWFLYALSTIEWIFIKDFVHYFTMRINQFQKYPSMSSRDEIEFWTFKAMYFSVFIVTPFLFQPFWKCVVGLVIFHLTLGLSVTLIFNLAHIMEKSAYPKSRGENPPNVESEWAVLQLATTVNFGRNNQCLTWFSGCLNYQIEHHLFPKVSHTHYPEISKILRRTAAEFHIPYNDCPTYLSALKSHFRTLKALSELPRLGVHPVP; encoded by the coding sequence ATGAAGTCAAGAGGCCATACCATCGTGATCGCCAGGAACGAGACGCCCAAGATTGTCGACAAGGGTCGTGGAAATTTTATTCGCGTTCTTCGGGCCCGTGTTGATGACCATTTCGCGGGCAGGAATCGCCGTGATGATCTACGCCTGTATCTGAAATCAGCAATCGTTCTTATCTGGTTTTTTATCTCGTTTGGTATGCTGTTGGCCAGCTCAAACGGTGCATTTCAACTGCTTCTTTGTGTGTCAACGGCCTTCGCCGCCTGTGGGGTCGGATTCAACATCTTCCATGACTCGATCCATAATTCTTTTTCGGCCAACCCCACCGTCAACCTGTTCCTTGCACGGAGCTCCTGCGCCATGTTAGGCGTCAGTCGGTATTTCTGGCGCCATAAGCACAATGTTCTGCACCATAGTTATACGAATATACTGGAATGGGATGATGATTTGGAGACAAGAGGGGCCCTGCGGATGAGTCCTCGGCAGGCTTGGGAAAAAAAATTCAAGCATCAGCATCTGTATTGCTGGTTCCTCTATGCGTTGTCCACGATCGAATGGATCTTCATAAAAGATTTTGTCCACTATTTCACGATGAGGATCAATCAATTTCAGAAATATCCATCAATGTCGAGCAGAGATGAAATCGAATTCTGGACATTTAAGGCGATGTATTTTTCCGTGTTCATCGTCACGCCTTTCCTTTTTCAGCCGTTCTGGAAATGTGTCGTAGGTCTGGTGATTTTCCACCTCACGCTAGGTCTGAGTGTGACCTTGATCTTCAATCTGGCTCATATCATGGAAAAATCCGCGTATCCGAAATCGCGGGGAGAGAATCCGCCTAATGTCGAATCCGAATGGGCAGTCCTCCAGCTAGCCACAACAGTAAATTTTGGAAGAAATAATCAATGCCTCACATGGTTTTCGGGGTGCCTGAATTACCAGATCGAGCATCATCTATTTCCTAAAGTGAGTCACACGCATTATCCGGAGATCAGCAAAATCCTCAGACGAACTGCCGCAGAGTTCCACATTCCTTATAATGATTGCCCCACCTATCTTTCCGCACTGAAGAGTCACTTTCGCACATTGAAAGCGTTGAGTGAGTTACCCCGCTTGGGTGTTCATCCTGTGCCTTAA
- a CDS encoding class GN sortase → MDATTSRTDVIPRVRRVLGSLMLVLGICLIGQGLWMPMKAIAAQWLLQQAWSTTLKTQQPAKPWPWADTWPVGRLIVPRHGIDQIILADASGPSLAFGPGQLSKSIKPGEPGSIVVSGHRDTHFQFLQYLLEDDLIYVEWPTGHRSAFTVQELTVVDSRHTRLGNYDQAETLILTTCYPFDALIPGGPLRYVVKAEKASAVEN, encoded by the coding sequence ATGGACGCGACAACAAGCCGCACGGACGTAATACCGCGTGTGCGTCGAGTATTGGGAAGCCTGATGTTGGTCCTGGGAATCTGTTTGATCGGTCAGGGGCTGTGGATGCCCATGAAGGCTATTGCCGCACAATGGCTTTTGCAACAGGCGTGGAGTACGACTCTCAAGACACAGCAGCCAGCCAAGCCCTGGCCATGGGCCGACACCTGGCCGGTGGGACGACTGATTGTTCCGCGACATGGCATCGACCAGATTATCCTGGCCGATGCCAGCGGACCATCGTTAGCCTTTGGGCCTGGGCAGCTTTCCAAAAGTATAAAGCCTGGTGAACCTGGCAGCATCGTGGTGAGCGGACATCGCGATACACACTTTCAATTCTTACAATATCTTCTGGAAGACGATCTCATCTATGTGGAATGGCCGACCGGCCATCGATCGGCTTTTACCGTTCAGGAACTCACCGTGGTGGATAGTCGACACACTCGTCTTGGCAATTATGACCAGGCGGAAACTTTGATCTTAACGACCTGTTACCCCTTTGATGCCCTCATACCCGGAGGGCCGCTCCGGTATGTGGTGAAAGCAGAAAAAGCGTCAGCGGTAGAGAATTGA
- a CDS encoding radical SAM protein → MRPRRVTILDLVTKGPTNSLYARVMNQNLASIMPQVVGVWCEELGHQVRFVCYTGREDLHRELLDETDIVFIGAFTRSALTAYAISSMFRARGAVTVLGGPHARSYPQDAAKYFDYVVGFTDKNLIQDILADCAQHRPLGVQLAATRQPTALPGAKERWKFIEPTIAKAPTSFKVVPMIGSMGCPYTCGFCVDANVDYQPLSFDQISEDLKFLRTKLKRPIVAWHDPNFGVRFQEYMNAIETAIPPNSIDFIAESTLSLLAEPHLKRLKQNGFKAILPGIESWYDMGDKSRTGRHTGQDKVRQVADHINLILRYIPYVQVNFVLGLDSDKGPEPFELTRKFLDLAPGAFPAFSLLTAFGQAAPFNRELQRDGRVLPFPFHFLDNNHAMNVRPKHYAWPEFYDHVVDLSRHAFSWPMIAKRVMLNRGWVPRWFNFIRSVSSEGFGRIKYHTKIRGLMDTNVSFRKFLEGETSELPMFYARKIRGKLGSLYDMLPEGATMHDHHAYLNSYQDPIPPLVALSPLPKVESAAI, encoded by the coding sequence ATGCGTCCACGTCGAGTGACGATATTGGATCTTGTTACGAAGGGACCGACCAATTCTCTCTATGCCCGGGTCATGAATCAAAACCTGGCGAGCATTATGCCGCAGGTCGTTGGGGTGTGGTGTGAAGAATTAGGCCATCAGGTTCGCTTTGTCTGCTATACCGGTCGTGAAGATCTTCACCGGGAATTGCTGGATGAGACGGATATTGTGTTTATCGGGGCTTTTACCCGGTCCGCTCTGACCGCCTATGCCATCAGTAGCATGTTTCGAGCTCGAGGGGCCGTGACGGTACTGGGCGGGCCTCATGCTCGGAGCTATCCGCAGGATGCGGCCAAGTACTTCGATTATGTCGTGGGGTTTACGGACAAGAATCTCATTCAGGATATTCTGGCGGATTGTGCGCAGCATCGTCCTCTAGGAGTTCAGCTCGCAGCAACCCGGCAACCGACCGCGTTGCCTGGAGCGAAGGAGCGCTGGAAATTTATTGAGCCAACCATCGCCAAGGCGCCCACGTCATTTAAAGTGGTGCCGATGATCGGCAGCATGGGGTGTCCCTATACCTGCGGATTTTGTGTGGACGCCAATGTCGACTATCAGCCCTTGTCGTTTGACCAGATTAGCGAGGATCTCAAATTTCTTCGGACAAAGTTGAAGCGACCGATTGTGGCCTGGCACGACCCAAATTTCGGGGTGCGGTTTCAGGAATATATGAATGCCATTGAAACGGCGATTCCACCCAATAGTATTGACTTCATTGCAGAAAGTACCCTGTCGCTCCTGGCCGAACCGCACCTGAAACGCTTAAAACAAAATGGATTCAAGGCGATTTTGCCGGGTATAGAGTCGTGGTATGACATGGGCGATAAGTCACGGACCGGTCGCCACACCGGACAGGACAAAGTGAGGCAGGTGGCCGATCATATCAATCTGATTCTCCGCTATATCCCCTATGTCCAGGTGAATTTTGTGTTGGGCTTGGATTCCGACAAGGGACCTGAACCGTTTGAACTCACCAGGAAATTTCTGGATTTAGCGCCCGGGGCCTTTCCGGCATTTTCCCTATTGACGGCATTTGGCCAGGCCGCGCCGTTTAATCGGGAATTGCAACGGGACGGTCGGGTGCTCCCGTTCCCTTTTCATTTTCTGGATAATAATCATGCGATGAATGTGCGGCCCAAACATTATGCCTGGCCGGAATTTTATGATCATGTCGTGGATCTGTCACGGCATGCGTTTTCCTGGCCGATGATTGCCAAGCGGGTAATGCTGAATCGTGGCTGGGTTCCCAGATGGTTTAATTTCATTCGGTCGGTGTCGAGTGAAGGGTTTGGCCGGATCAAGTATCACACCAAGATCAGAGGACTGATGGATACGAATGTGTCGTTCCGAAAATTTCTGGAAGGGGAAACATCAGAACTTCCAATGTTCTATGCCAGGAAAATCCGCGGAAAATTAGGTTCGCTCTATGACATGCTTCCTGAAGGGGCCACGATGCATGATCATCATGCGTACCTTAATTCCTATCAGGACCCGATTCCTCCTCTTGTCGCATTAAGCCCACTCCCCAAGGTAGAAAGCGCGGCTATATAA
- a CDS encoding OmpA family protein — translation MNVKISQPPASQKHTETPNPETGAGPTDTKEIVYLASGLLILVIGIGGLLMYSEDVPLPATASQGIDKGQMAGAFTSTERQPASYEPMAVSQASGEEPLTEEITPIPGPGENPPMAETDVYFAFNGWTLSDEAKDNLKIQMESRPEGWSGTLQIVGHTDAQGPDVYNRALGLKRAQSVKTYLLSLGIPEDDVQVDTLGKDGAICQEETPECFEQNRRAHVALLPASTTEGEELQLSMIPADTDSPAAEELVLTTDEPQIASTDTEVSLPEDIQEEFVSSDPLITVESLP, via the coding sequence ATGAACGTGAAAATTTCTCAGCCACCCGCATCACAGAAGCACACGGAAACCCCAAACCCTGAGACCGGAGCCGGTCCAACGGATACCAAGGAAATTGTCTATCTGGCCTCCGGCTTACTCATTCTGGTCATTGGTATAGGCGGCCTCTTGATGTATTCCGAGGATGTCCCGCTGCCTGCCACGGCTTCTCAGGGAATTGATAAAGGGCAAATGGCGGGTGCGTTTACCTCCACCGAACGGCAACCCGCTTCTTACGAACCGATGGCAGTGAGCCAGGCCTCGGGTGAAGAGCCGTTGACCGAGGAGATCACCCCGATCCCCGGACCGGGTGAGAACCCGCCGATGGCAGAGACGGATGTCTATTTCGCATTTAACGGATGGACCTTATCCGACGAGGCCAAGGACAATCTTAAAATCCAGATGGAGAGCAGGCCGGAAGGATGGAGCGGCACCCTTCAGATCGTGGGACATACTGACGCTCAGGGGCCGGATGTCTATAACCGTGCGTTGGGGCTCAAGCGAGCCCAGTCCGTGAAAACCTACCTGCTGTCGCTTGGCATTCCTGAGGACGACGTCCAGGTGGACACGTTGGGGAAAGACGGAGCGATCTGCCAGGAAGAGACGCCGGAATGTTTTGAACAAAACCGGCGGGCCCATGTGGCGTTACTCCCTGCTTCAACCACAGAAGGAGAAGAACTCCAACTGTCGATGATTCCTGCGGACACGGACAGCCCGGCTGCGGAAGAACTAGTTCTGACAACTGACGAACCACAAATCGCTTCTACGGACACCGAAGTCTCCTTGCCGGAAGACATTCAGGAGGAATTTGTCTCTTCCGATCCACTCATCACGGTCGAGTCCCTTCCCTAA
- a CDS encoding marine proteobacterial sortase target protein: MNYWKQLLLPLAFWLTGSVVDCLGLPPVFAQPLESQVTAPAHKAGPDLQPGLMIRPMSGETTLPAPTVSTHVTTTISGLIVRTTVSQTFHNPSAEWAEGIYVFPLPEQAAVDHLRMRIGDRVIEGIIQERAEARKTFEQAKRKGQRASLLEQERPNVFTASVANLAPGEPIIVEIEIQDTVRYDQGRFSLRFPMVVGPRYIPGTPLSMVEAQLHTTGLGWAVNTDQVPDASRITPPVQHPGQGPINPFTLHIDLAPGFLLDQVESPTHPIHIETHSNGRTHIELTDSSTFADRDFELAWTPQATHEAQTQLFLEEHDGDTYGLVFFFPPQLIEDGPDELSREVIFVIDTSGSMAGASLVQAKAALTLAVSRLTPKDRFNIIQFNSITKHLFPQAVPADTRAIQRAILYVNSLQAEGGTEMLPAVVQALSHQKEIQKSLRQVIFITDGLIGNEEELFATLQRLLGQTRLFTVGIGSAPNGHFMRKAARHGRGTFTYIGTTKEVQDKMHRLFVKLEQPAFLNLALEGSTDGAWDLLPAPLPDVYAGEPLMAAFRSKTPPAHLTISGTHGTVPWKRILPFTAGLSRSGIAVHWARQKISQLMDQQASSFQPDQSEQETELRQAVIDLALRHHLVSKYTSLVAVETNPARPEHRPLQSHAMKTNLPHGMQYEAIFGWPQTATPSTLYLLLGIFMVGIGWLWTRQQAART; encoded by the coding sequence ATGAATTACTGGAAGCAACTTCTTCTGCCTCTCGCGTTTTGGCTCACCGGCAGTGTGGTGGATTGCCTGGGCCTTCCTCCTGTTTTTGCTCAACCTCTGGAATCTCAAGTCACGGCACCAGCTCACAAGGCCGGACCGGACCTGCAACCGGGCTTGATGATTCGCCCGATGTCCGGGGAAACAACTCTCCCCGCCCCCACCGTCTCCACCCATGTCACCACCACCATCAGCGGGCTGATCGTGCGCACCACCGTCTCGCAAACCTTTCACAATCCCAGTGCGGAATGGGCCGAGGGCATCTATGTCTTTCCGTTACCCGAACAAGCGGCCGTCGATCACCTGCGTATGCGGATCGGCGACCGGGTGATTGAAGGAATCATTCAAGAACGGGCCGAAGCCAGGAAAACATTTGAACAGGCCAAGCGCAAGGGACAGCGCGCCAGTTTGCTGGAGCAGGAACGACCCAATGTGTTTACCGCATCCGTGGCAAATCTTGCACCGGGGGAACCCATCATTGTGGAGATTGAAATTCAGGATACGGTCCGGTACGACCAGGGCCGGTTTTCTCTCCGGTTTCCGATGGTGGTCGGGCCCCGCTATATCCCGGGCACTCCCCTGTCTATGGTCGAGGCACAACTGCATACAACCGGTTTGGGATGGGCCGTCAACACCGACCAGGTTCCCGATGCGTCACGGATTACGCCACCGGTCCAACATCCTGGCCAAGGCCCCATCAATCCCTTTACCCTTCATATCGATCTGGCACCCGGCTTCCTGCTTGATCAAGTGGAATCCCCGACTCACCCCATTCATATTGAAACCCATTCCAACGGACGCACGCACATAGAGTTGACCGACTCTTCCACATTTGCCGATCGCGACTTCGAATTAGCCTGGACCCCGCAAGCCACCCATGAAGCCCAAACCCAACTGTTTCTAGAGGAACACGACGGTGACACCTACGGTCTGGTGTTTTTCTTTCCCCCACAACTCATCGAAGACGGCCCGGATGAACTGAGCCGCGAAGTTATCTTTGTCATCGACACCTCAGGCTCCATGGCAGGCGCATCCCTTGTGCAGGCCAAAGCCGCACTCACCCTAGCCGTGTCTCGTCTGACGCCTAAGGACCGCTTCAACATCATTCAATTTAATTCCATCACAAAACATTTATTTCCGCAGGCCGTGCCGGCTGACACCCGCGCTATTCAACGCGCGATTTTGTATGTGAACAGCCTTCAAGCTGAGGGCGGGACGGAAATGCTTCCGGCTGTGGTTCAAGCATTGTCTCATCAAAAAGAAATACAGAAATCTCTCAGGCAGGTCATTTTTATCACCGACGGATTGATCGGCAATGAGGAGGAATTATTCGCGACCCTTCAACGTCTCCTCGGCCAGACCCGCTTGTTTACCGTCGGCATCGGCTCCGCACCCAACGGACATTTTATGCGGAAGGCCGCGCGACATGGCCGCGGCACCTTTACCTACATCGGCACCACGAAAGAGGTGCAAGACAAGATGCATCGCCTGTTTGTGAAACTCGAACAACCCGCATTTCTTAATCTCGCACTGGAAGGTTCCACCGATGGGGCATGGGATCTTCTTCCTGCTCCACTGCCGGATGTGTATGCCGGGGAACCGCTCATGGCCGCGTTTCGATCAAAAACCCCTCCCGCCCATCTGACCATTTCCGGGACGCACGGAACCGTTCCCTGGAAAAGAATTCTGCCTTTCACAGCCGGACTTTCCCGTTCAGGCATCGCGGTGCATTGGGCCAGGCAAAAAATATCCCAACTCATGGATCAACAGGCTTCATCGTTCCAACCTGATCAATCCGAACAGGAAACGGAACTCCGACAGGCCGTCATTGACCTGGCTCTCCGGCATCATCTCGTGAGCAAATACACAAGCCTGGTCGCCGTGGAAACCAATCCGGCGCGGCCTGAACATCGCCCACTCCAATCCCATGCGATGAAGACCAACCTTCCGCATGGCATGCAATACGAGGCAATCTTCGGCTGGCCACAAACAGCCACACCCTCCACACTTTATCTTCTGTTAGGAATCTTCATGGTCGGGATTGGATGGTTATGGACGCGACAACAAGCCGCACGGACGTAA
- a CDS encoding isoprenylcysteine carboxylmethyltransferase family protein, with translation MSPEPDKKGAAVKVPPPLIVLVVLLLAYALEYVVPLRIPQSSVLDFAGYALVGISLLLIVITSRSFRRLNIHIEPWKPTTKIITTGFFGISRNPIYLALCAMCIGAGMILHSWWVLFGAIPAALLLYHFVIAREEAYLEQKFGEAYVQYKASVRRWL, from the coding sequence ATGAGCCCTGAGCCTGACAAAAAAGGTGCAGCGGTCAAGGTTCCGCCGCCACTCATTGTTCTAGTCGTCCTGCTTCTGGCCTATGCTCTGGAGTACGTGGTTCCCCTCAGGATTCCACAGTCATCGGTTTTAGATTTTGCCGGGTATGCATTGGTCGGGATTTCACTCTTACTCATCGTTATCACCTCAAGGTCATTCCGGCGTCTGAACATACACATTGAACCCTGGAAGCCAACTACGAAGATCATCACGACCGGGTTCTTTGGTATCTCACGCAATCCGATTTATCTGGCGTTGTGTGCCATGTGTATCGGTGCCGGCATGATTCTTCATAGTTGGTGGGTGTTGTTCGGCGCGATCCCTGCAGCCCTGTTGCTCTACCATTTCGTCATCGCACGCGAAGAGGCCTATCTTGAACAAAAATTCGGGGAGGCCTATGTGCAGTATAAAGCGAGCGTCAGACGCTGGCTGTGA